From one Bacillota bacterium genomic stretch:
- a CDS encoding DUF3536 domain-containing protein, whose amino-acid sequence MDRYLCIHGHFYQPPRENPWLEDIELQDSAYPYHDWDERITAECYAPNTAARILDGDWIVKILNNYANMSFNFGPTVLDWMEQNKPEVYRAIIESDRESRQNFSGHGSALAQTYNHMIMPLACKEDKYTQVFWGIRDFEHRFGRKPEAIWLPETAVDLETLDIAAEQGISFVILAQHQARKYRAIGSSAWEQAGDKGIDPSMCYLLNLPSGRKINIFFYDGPVSRAVAFEKLLANGERFANRLLGGFSDTRTRPQLMHIATDGETYGHHHFHGDMALAYALNFIRANKSAVLTNYAEFLELHPPTHEVEIIENSSWSCLHGIERWRNDCGCNAGGHPGWNQAWRTPLRNAMNWLRNALRPKYEELARRYIRDPWVARNDYISVILDRSTENVDRFLGKHAVHPLNPAEEVNVLKLLEMQRHAMLMFTSCGWFFDELSGIETVQVIQYAGRAIQLAQELFDKSYEPEFLELLSKAKSNIEEYRDGENIYQKFVKPAMLDLPKVGAHYAISSLFKDYGAKSQIYCYNVEQKDRHDLSQDGTKATIGQVEISSVITRESTSLSYGVLYSGAHNIKGGVRMYRGEEDYRRMLVDVNAAFNRSEIPEVLRLLDQHFKGMTYSLGQLFRDEQRAIINKILDSTLEEAEADYRRIFDRQVELMHVLKELNIPQPKAFHTAAAFVVSSGLRRAFKDEMPDLEKIYSLLNEAKLWEIKLDEARIAFALEDSLGRLAGKLSENPYDTEIIGRLDAVIEMVRTLPFEVNLWKLQNSFHGLLHTLYPDMQQNSEHGEKGARHWLSRFTSLGEKLRMKGTA is encoded by the coding sequence CCAACATGAGCTTTAATTTCGGTCCGACTGTTCTAGACTGGATGGAGCAGAACAAACCGGAGGTCTACCGGGCGATAATCGAATCGGACCGGGAAAGCCGTCAGAACTTTTCCGGGCATGGTTCGGCGCTCGCCCAGACCTATAACCATATGATCATGCCTCTGGCCTGCAAAGAGGATAAATATACTCAGGTGTTCTGGGGGATTCGGGATTTTGAGCACCGCTTCGGCCGGAAGCCGGAAGCCATATGGCTGCCGGAAACGGCGGTCGACCTGGAAACGCTGGACATCGCTGCTGAACAAGGTATTTCATTTGTAATCCTCGCCCAGCACCAGGCCCGGAAGTACCGTGCAATCGGCTCGTCCGCCTGGGAACAGGCGGGCGACAAGGGGATCGACCCTTCGATGTGCTACCTGCTTAATCTCCCGTCCGGAAGAAAGATAAATATATTTTTTTACGATGGTCCCGTCTCCCGCGCGGTGGCCTTCGAGAAGCTTCTGGCCAACGGCGAACGCTTCGCGAACCGCTTGCTCGGCGGCTTCAGCGATACACGGACCAGGCCCCAGCTTATGCACATAGCCACCGACGGTGAGACTTACGGCCATCATCATTTTCATGGTGACATGGCGCTGGCGTACGCGCTTAATTTTATTCGAGCCAACAAGTCCGCTGTCCTCACCAATTATGCGGAGTTCCTTGAACTACATCCGCCCACCCACGAGGTTGAAATAATCGAAAACTCCTCCTGGAGCTGCCTTCACGGCATTGAGCGCTGGCGCAATGACTGCGGCTGCAATGCCGGGGGACATCCGGGCTGGAACCAGGCTTGGCGTACACCCCTGCGAAACGCCATGAACTGGCTCAGAAATGCGCTGCGCCCAAAGTACGAGGAACTTGCCCGCCGGTACATCCGCGATCCCTGGGTGGCGCGGAACGATTACATTTCGGTTATCCTTGACCGTTCCACCGAAAACGTGGACCGGTTTCTGGGAAAACACGCCGTGCACCCCCTCAACCCTGCGGAAGAGGTCAATGTCCTTAAACTGCTCGAGATGCAGCGACATGCGATGCTGATGTTCACGAGCTGCGGCTGGTTTTTTGATGAGCTGTCGGGGATCGAAACGGTTCAGGTCATCCAATACGCCGGCCGCGCGATTCAACTGGCGCAGGAATTGTTCGATAAGTCATACGAGCCGGAATTTCTTGAGCTGCTATCCAAGGCTAAAAGCAACATTGAAGAATACCGGGACGGCGAAAATATTTATCAGAAGTTTGTCAAGCCGGCGATGCTGGACCTGCCTAAGGTGGGCGCCCACTACGCAATCAGTTCCCTCTTTAAGGATTACGGCGCGAAATCGCAGATATACTGCTATAACGTCGAACAAAAGGACCGTCACGACCTTTCGCAGGACGGAACGAAAGCGACCATCGGACAGGTGGAGATTAGTTCCGTTATTACGCGGGAATCAACGTCCCTGAGCTATGGGGTGCTTTACTCCGGGGCACACAACATCAAAGGCGGTGTCCGGATGTATCGGGGGGAAGAAGACTACCGGCGGATGCTCGTAGACGTAAATGCCGCCTTTAACCGTTCCGAAATCCCGGAAGTGCTCCGGCTTTTGGACCAGCACTTCAAAGGCATGACCTACTCGCTGGGACAGCTTTTCCGTGACGAGCAACGTGCGATAATCAATAAGATTCTTGACTCCACGCTCGAAGAAGCCGAAGCGGATTACCGGAGGATTTTCGACAGACAGGTTGAACTAATGCACGTTTTGAAGGAACTTAACATCCCGCAGCCCAAGGCTTTTCATACGGCAGCCGCGTTCGTGGTTTCTTCGGGACTGCGCCGGGCGTTTAAAGACGAAATGCCCGACTTGGAAAAGATATATTCCCTGCTGAACGAGGCCAAGTTGTGGGAGATTAAACTCGATGAAGCGCGTATTGCTTTTGCCCTTGAAGACAGCCTGGGACGACTCGCGGGAAAGCTGAGCGAGAATCCTTACGATACCGAAATAATCGGGCGACTGGATGCCGTGATTGAAATGGTACGCACACTTCCTTTTGAGGTAAACCTCTGGAAGCTCCAAAACAGCTTTCACGGTCTGCTGCATACGCTCTATCCGGACATGCAGCAGAACTCCGAGCATGGAGAGAAGGGTGCCCGGCACTGGCTCAGCCGTTTTACTTCTTTAGGAGAAAAGCTTCGGATGAAAGGAACGGCCTGA